A genomic region of Trifolium pratense cultivar HEN17-A07 linkage group LG3, ARS_RC_1.1, whole genome shotgun sequence contains the following coding sequences:
- the LOC123915795 gene encoding F-box/kelch-repeat protein SKIP6-like produces the protein MKNQNLIPSLPDDVAVNCLARVPRSQHTTLSLVSKPIRSLISSPLFFTARSLIHSTQHILYLSLRSRATTLQWFTLHNNHRLIPLPPPPSPALGSCYAVIGHTIYIIGGSINDIPSRHVWILDCRFHRWLPGPSMRVSREFAAAGVIDGKIYVIGGCVPDNWSKSANWAEVFDPATSRWEGIPSPPEIREKWMHASAVMDGKVYAMADRGGVSLDPSSRAWESVGTELDLGWRGRACVVNGILYCYDYLGKIKGFDVKNSLWKELKGLSKGLPRFLCGATMANVGGKLVVVWECHGYLNRKGKEKEMEIWCAEIAVNKNKDGELSGEVCWVKNVLSVPKGSSIVHCSSVAL, from the coding sequence ATGAAGAATCAGAACTTGATCCCATCTCTTCCAGACGACGTCGCCGTAAACTGTCTCGCACGTGTCCCTCGCTCACAACACACAACTCTCTCTCTCGTTTCAAAACCAATCCGTTCTCTCATATCTTCTCCACTCTTCTTCACCGCTCGTTCTCTCATTCACTCTACCCAACACATCCTCTACCTCTCACTTCGCTCACGCGCCACCACTCTTCAATGGTTCACGCTCCACAATAATCACCGCCTCATTCCTCTACCTCCTCCCCCTTCTCCCGCTCTTGGCTCCTGTTACGCCGTCATCGGCCACACAATCTACATCATCGGTGGTTCAATCAACGATATCCCTTCCCGTCATGTTTGGATCCTCGATTGCCGCTTCCACCGCTGGCTTCCCGGTCCTTCCATGCGTGTCTCACGTGAATTCGCCGCTGCTGGTGTTATTGACGGCAAAATTTACGTAATCGGCGGTTGCGTTCCTGATAATTGGTCTAAATCAGCTAATTGGGCGGAGGTTTTCGATCCAGCCACTAGCCGCTGGGAAGGCATTCCTAGCCCGCCGGAGATTCGTGAGAAGTGGATGCATGCCAGTGCTGTCATGGACGGCAAGGTTTACGCCATGGCTGATCGCGGTGGTGTTTCACTCGATCCAAGTAGCCGCGCGTGGGAGAGCGTGGGGACCGAGCTTGACCTCGGGTGGCGAGGGAGGGCTTGTGTTGTCAATGGAATTCTGTATTGCTATGATTACTTGGGGAAAATCAAAGGTTTTGATGTGAAAAATAGTTTGTGGAAGGAATTGAAGGGTTTGAGTAAAGGTTTGCCGAGGTTTCTTTGTGGAGCTACAATGGCTAATGTTGGTGGAAAATTGGTTGTGGTTTGGGAGTGCCATGGGTATTTGAATAGGAAggggaaagaaaaagaaatggaGATTTGGTGTGCTGAGATTGCTGTGAATAAGAACAAGGATGGTGAATTGTCGGGTGAAGTTTGTTGGGTAAAAAATGTTCTCTCTGTTCCAAAAGGATCCTCCATTGTTCATT